The genomic DNA TTTGGGCCGAGAGGGTTTGGTTGGCGATGAGCTCAAGCGCTGGCTTGACGCCGAGGCCGCGGTAATTATTTTGGAAGATTACCTTGCAGAACACTAATCCAGTATCACCCGTATTTGAGGCCGATCAGCCGCCGGCGCCAAAGCGGCGCTGGCTTGTGGTGTTGGTAGTGGTAGTTGGTGTGGTGTTAGGGTTGGCTTTTACCGTATTGGCGTGGTACTGGTGGGCGCTTCAGCCGGCCAACGTCTCGTCCAGTCAGTCGGTTCTAATCGATTACGGTAGCGGTGAGTCGACCGAGGCACTAGCGGCGGAACTAGAGCGAAAGCATTTAATTCGAAGCCAACTCGCTTTTAGCGTGTACGCTACCTTGACCGGTAAGCGGCGAATGCTTCAAGCTGGTAACTATGAGATCCAATCGGCCCGCAGTACTCCAGAAATTATTACCATGATTGCTGATGGCAAAATTGCTTCCAATCAACTATTGATTACCGAAGGCTCAACCATTTTTACACTCAAGGAGCGCTTAAAGCAGCTCGGCGTTGATTCGGCTGAGGTTGAACAGGCGTTACTAGCCACGTACAACGCGCCTACGGCCAATCAGCGCCCGTCCGGGAGCTCGCTTGAAGGATATTTGTTCCCGGACACCTATACCCTTCAGAAGCCGTATAATGCTCAATCGATTGTGCAACAGGTTCTAGATAACTTTGAGCAACAGCTAGCCAACACCGACTATCCTAAAAAATGGGAGATTCAAGGGCTTTCGGTGCATCAGGCGCTAACGCTGGCTTCAATCGTTGAGCGTGAGGTTAAGACCGATCAGGATAGAGCGATGGTGGCGCAGCTCTACTTAAATCGGTTGAGTCGTGGCATGATGCTGCAGGCCGACCCAACCGCTATCTATGCTACCGAGCTGGTCGGTAAACCGACGAGCCCAATTGACCTTAAGATTAATTCTCCCTATAACACCTATCTAAATAAAGGTCTTCCACCTGGGCCAATTGGCAATCCAGGATTGAGTTCAATGAGAGCGGTAGCCAACCCAACTCCAAATAATTACCTCTACTTTATATCCGATAAGGAGGGCGTTACTCATTTTGCTGTCACTTACGAAGAGCATCAAAAGAATATTGACCGCTACTTAAAGTAAGAGCATAATCTATTCCGGTTATGTATGGGGGCGTAGCCTGGCCTTATTCTTGTGCGTAACCAAAATACAACCCAGAGTCACCTGGAGGTGATTGCTTTCGATAAGCAGATTGAGGCAGGTTCTAGGGGCGGAGATAAGCTGTGTATCTGCCCAGCTTGCGCCTGTGAGACCCAGGAGGAGTGCCTAGACCCGCGTAATGAGTGCTGTCATCACGCCGAGTGCTGTGCAGACCCCGGTGCCCTCAAGGCAGATGTACATCAGCGTGAGTTGGTGTTGACGTGAGGGTTATAGAAAAATGGGTGAGATGGCAGAAAGTCCGCTATCTCACCCTGGTTTTAACCATAAGCTTTTATAATTAAGACATATTTTGTCAAAAAAGTCACTTTTTGGCAGAATTATAGTAAAAAATAGCAGTTTATGCCTTAATAAAGCCAAAAAAGCCGTATTGACACTACTGGAGTGGGCTGATAGTATTCGGAATGTACATTGATAAGCGTAAGCGTATTTGCCGATCGGCCTCGAAAGGGCATCAGATTGGTTCGTTTGCGGTTGTCAATTGCCTGTCAGAAGTGTCGTACGGATCACCACTAAGGTCGAGGTGATTCTGCCCAAAGCGAAAGCAAAGGGGAAAGACATGGTACGACAGAGCCCACGTTAAGCTCTGCTAAAGCAGAGTGTGGGGTGGAGAAAAGTCATTAGTAGAGAAGTTAGTGGCTCGCTGCCTGCTATAGGCATTGGGCTATCCAACATCCAAGACGCTTCCAAACTAAAACTTCCAAACACAACTCAACAAAATACTCAAACCATACCGGTACCGGCACAGGGGCTAACCCCAGTCGGTCAGGTAGTTCAAAAGGCTGGTATTGTAGCCACTCACAGCGCTTTTCCGCGTTTTGCCACCCATTTAGCCGCCGTGGCTTTGGTTGGCGCAGTGGTTCTAGCCGGCTCAACAACTCACTCCGCCCGTCTTAACCCACTTGCAAACCAAGTTGGGTTTGGTTCAACCATCGATAAGGCCGCCGAAATGGAAGTGGCCGCTGCGGTTGCTTCGCAGACCGACTTACTGGTTGAATCTGACATTTCAAGTAACGCTAAGACTCTGAACTCTCAGGTTGGCTTGCCAACCTCCGGAGATGCTACTTTGGCACAGCGCCAGGTGGTTGACACCAGTGGTTCATCGGCTCGTGGCGTAACCAGCTACACCGTTCAGCAGGGTGATACCCTGGCCAGTGTGGCGGCTAACTTTAACATCACCACCGATACTATTCGCTGGGCCAACGGTAACATGGCGCCTACGGCCGAGCTGAAGCCAGGCCAGAACCTGGTCATCCTGCCGATTTCGGGATTACAGCACCAGGTTAAGGATGGTGAAACCGCCCAGAGTTTGGCCGATCACTACAGCTCAAACGCAGAGCAGATCATTGCCTTTAACAACGCTGAGGTGGATGGCTTGAAGCCAGGCCAGGTCATTGTGGTACCCGATGGGGTGTTCCCCGAAGCTGCTCCAGTAGCCCGCGCTGCCGCAAACACACCGGCAGCTACACCGGCGCCAGCTGAATCAAGCGCTCCAGCTAAGGTGAGCTTGGCCCCAGGTAGCCGCAACAACACCTACTCGTACGGTTACTGTACTTGGTACGTTGCTAGCAAGCGAGCAGTGCCAGGTGGTTGGGGTAACGCTCGGTCATGGTATGCTAACGCTCAGGCCTCTGGTATTGGCGTCGGTAGCGCACCTCGACCGGGAGCAATCGCTTGGACCGGCGCAGGCTACTACGGTCACGTGGCGTACGTAGAGAGCGTCAGTGGAAACATGGTAACGGTGAGTGAGATGAACTATAACGGCTGGAACCGCGTTTCAAGCCGAACCGTACCCGCCTCTACCTTCCGTTACATCTACTAATTTTGTTAAACAAAAACTGATAAACACGAAAGGCCGCCTACCAGGCGGTTTTTCGCTATAATAAGGAATACTATGTTCGCAGATACCGCTAAAATCATAATCCAGGCTGGCAAGGGTGGCGATGGCCGCCTGAGCTTTCGTCGCGAAAAATACCGGGCCATGGGTGGTCCGGATGGCGGCGATGGTGGCGATGGCGGCAGCGTTATCTTTGAAGTAAGCCACAACGTCAGCACCCTGTCGGCTTTTCGGCGCAAGCAGCGGATTGAAGCTGAGGCCGGACAGGTTGGCGGCGACAACCGCAAGCGCGGTAAGGGTGGCGAAGATATGGTGGTACCGGTGCCAGAGGGAACCCAAGTTTACGATGGCGAGCAGCTGATAGCCGACCTAACCGCGGAGCAGCCACGAGTTGTGATTGCTAAAGGGGGCAAGGGCGGCTACGGTAACGCCCACTTTGTGTCCTCGGTGCGTCAGGCTCCGCGCATTGCCGAAAAGGGGGAGCCAGGTCATAGCTTTGAAGCTCGGCTTGAGTTAAAGTCGGTAGCCGATGTCGGCTTGATCGGTCTGCCTAATGCTGGCAAGTCGACCTTGCTATCGGTTACTACCGGCGCCCGTCCAGAAATTGGCAACTACGCCTTTACCACGATCACTCCTAACTTAGGAGTAGCCAGCTGGCGCGATAGCTCATTTACCATAGCCGACATTCCCGGCTTGATTGAAGGGGCTCATCAGGGCAAGGGGCTGGGTGATGAGTTTTTGCGCCATATCGAGCGCACCGCCGTATTGGTGCATTTAATTGATGTCGCTAGCCAGAATGTGGCTCAAGATTATAAGCTCATCCAGGAGGAACTAGGGCAATACCAGGTTGATTTGAGTGGTAAGCCGCAGTTAGTGGCGCTATCAAAGATTGACACCGTTGCCGATGCAAAGCAGGTAAAGCAAGCAGAGACAGCCTTAAAGAAGGCCGGCGTAAAGCAAGTTTTCCAGATATCTTCAACCACCCATACCGGCTTAAACGAGCTGCTGGATGCTGTTCTTAAGCTAGTTGAAGCCGATCGTCAGCGTCGTGATCAGGAGGTGGCCGAAAAGCCCAAGGTAATTATCGATGAAGCTAGCCAGCCCGATTTATGGAGTGTTGAAAAAGCCGATAATGGCTTTATAGTCCATGGCGAAAAGATTGAACGATTTGCCCGCCGGACCAACTGGGATAGCGATATTGGCGTTGATCGAATTAAGGATATTTTACGACGCCAAGGCGTGGTTAAGGAGCTACTTAAACAGGGCCTGACTGAAGGCATGGTGATACACATTGCCGATTACCAGCTAACCTGGGAGTAGCTGCTCGGTTTTGGTATAATACCTCCGTTATGGGGATATAGCTCAGCTGATAGAGCGCTGCATTCGCATTGCAGAGGCCGGCGGTTTGAATCCGCCTATCTCCACCAGGAATTATTTAATCAAACTCTTTTGAGTTTTTGCTTCAGTCGAAATGTGGTAATAATACTGCACAGGTGTGTACCCGACAGAATTGAGAGATAATGGCTACTCATGAGGCGCGACGTAAGCCGGAGCGTGATGCAAGTGATTTCCAGGGCGAAGGTATGCCTGGGTGGATGCGGGAGCAGCTCCGTCGTGAACGGTTCCGCCAGAAGTCAAAAAAGAAGCAGGATGCTGGTCCGCCAGTTCCGCCACCAATTGAGGACGCTATTTTGATGGCGGCTTCAGATCTGCGTGACTTTCCAATGTACCCAGTGATTGTCGACAGAAGCAGGCACATTGTGGATTTTGACTGGCGTAAGCCTGAGCACTGGGGAGCCACCCATCAGCTTGGCCAGTCTGGAATAGCAGCGTACCTGCTGTACTACATGACCACTCTTTCAGACAGGGAGATTGCCGATCTGATTGGCGTAAGTGCGCCAACGGC from Patescibacteria group bacterium includes the following:
- the mltG gene encoding endolytic transglycosylase MltG, whose product is MTLQNTNPVSPVFEADQPPAPKRRWLVVLVVVVGVVLGLAFTVLAWYWWALQPANVSSSQSVLIDYGSGESTEALAAELERKHLIRSQLAFSVYATLTGKRRMLQAGNYEIQSARSTPEIITMIADGKIASNQLLITEGSTIFTLKERLKQLGVDSAEVEQALLATYNAPTANQRPSGSSLEGYLFPDTYTLQKPYNAQSIVQQVLDNFEQQLANTDYPKKWEIQGLSVHQALTLASIVEREVKTDQDRAMVAQLYLNRLSRGMMLQADPTAIYATELVGKPTSPIDLKINSPYNTYLNKGLPPGPIGNPGLSSMRAVANPTPNNYLYFISDKEGVTHFAVTYEEHQKNIDRYLK
- a CDS encoding LysM peptidoglycan-binding domain-containing protein, whose translation is MGWRKVISREVSGSLPAIGIGLSNIQDASKLKLPNTTQQNTQTIPVPAQGLTPVGQVVQKAGIVATHSAFPRFATHLAAVALVGAVVLAGSTTHSARLNPLANQVGFGSTIDKAAEMEVAAAVASQTDLLVESDISSNAKTLNSQVGLPTSGDATLAQRQVVDTSGSSARGVTSYTVQQGDTLASVAANFNITTDTIRWANGNMAPTAELKPGQNLVILPISGLQHQVKDGETAQSLADHYSSNAEQIIAFNNAEVDGLKPGQVIVVPDGVFPEAAPVARAAANTPAATPAPAESSAPAKVSLAPGSRNNTYSYGYCTWYVASKRAVPGGWGNARSWYANAQASGIGVGSAPRPGAIAWTGAGYYGHVAYVESVSGNMVTVSEMNYNGWNRVSSRTVPASTFRYIY
- the obgE gene encoding GTPase ObgE, producing the protein MFADTAKIIIQAGKGGDGRLSFRREKYRAMGGPDGGDGGDGGSVIFEVSHNVSTLSAFRRKQRIEAEAGQVGGDNRKRGKGGEDMVVPVPEGTQVYDGEQLIADLTAEQPRVVIAKGGKGGYGNAHFVSSVRQAPRIAEKGEPGHSFEARLELKSVADVGLIGLPNAGKSTLLSVTTGARPEIGNYAFTTITPNLGVASWRDSSFTIADIPGLIEGAHQGKGLGDEFLRHIERTAVLVHLIDVASQNVAQDYKLIQEELGQYQVDLSGKPQLVALSKIDTVADAKQVKQAETALKKAGVKQVFQISSTTHTGLNELLDAVLKLVEADRQRRDQEVAEKPKVIIDEASQPDLWSVEKADNGFIVHGEKIERFARRTNWDSDIGVDRIKDILRRQGVVKELLKQGLTEGMVIHIADYQLTWE